A portion of the Corallococcus silvisoli genome contains these proteins:
- a CDS encoding 50S ribosomal protein L23 yields the protein MNLNDVIKGPLITEKLDKAREKFRQYSFIVDRKATKHDVSRAVQSLFKVTVEGVRTNIVRGKTKRVGKSIGQRPNFKKAVVTLKEGDKIELFEGGAV from the coding sequence ATGAACCTGAACGACGTCATCAAGGGCCCGCTCATCACGGAGAAGCTGGACAAGGCCCGGGAGAAGTTCCGCCAGTACTCGTTCATCGTGGACCGCAAGGCCACGAAGCACGACGTGTCCCGCGCGGTCCAGTCCCTGTTCAAGGTCACGGTGGAGGGTGTTCGCACCAACATCGTGCGTGGCAAGACGAAGCGGGTGGGCAAGAGCATCGGCCAGCGCCCCAACTTCAAGAAGGCGGTCGTCACCCTCAAGGAAGGTGACAAGATCGAACTCTTCGAAGGGGGGGCGGTCTGA
- the rplD gene encoding 50S ribosomal protein L4 — protein MAKFDVVDLDLKKVSEIELSDEIFAAEQNNHLFYEVAKMQQINRRRGTVGVKNTSLVSGGGKKPWKQKGTGRARQGSIRASHWVGGGKAMAPKARDYFYRPPRKVRRGALRAVLSLRAKEKQLIILDGFKLDAPKSKQAFEVLTRRLKLQNALVVDERGNTNLHRSVRNLAKFDVLPPEGFNLESVLKHSHLVLTSAAAKALEGSLS, from the coding sequence ATGGCGAAGTTTGACGTAGTCGACCTGGATTTGAAGAAGGTGTCGGAGATCGAGCTCTCCGACGAGATCTTCGCTGCCGAGCAGAACAATCACCTGTTCTACGAAGTGGCCAAGATGCAGCAGATCAACCGGCGCCGCGGCACGGTCGGGGTGAAGAACACCTCGCTCGTCAGCGGTGGCGGCAAGAAGCCCTGGAAGCAGAAGGGCACCGGCCGCGCCCGTCAGGGCTCGATCCGCGCTTCCCACTGGGTGGGCGGCGGCAAGGCGATGGCCCCCAAGGCCCGTGACTACTTCTACCGGCCGCCCCGCAAGGTCCGCCGCGGTGCCCTGCGCGCCGTGCTGTCCCTGCGCGCCAAGGAGAAGCAGCTCATCATCCTGGACGGCTTCAAGCTGGACGCCCCGAAGTCGAAGCAGGCCTTCGAGGTGCTCACCCGGCGCCTGAAGCTCCAGAACGCGCTGGTCGTCGACGAGCGCGGTAACACCAACCTGCACCGCAGCGTGCGCAACCTGGCGAAGTTCGACGTGCTGCCGCCCGAGGGCTTCAACCTCGAGTCCGTGCTCAAGCACTCGCACCTCGTCCTGACTTCCGCCGCCGCGAAGGCGCTCGAGGGGTCCCTGTCATGA
- the rpsJ gene encoding 30S ribosomal protein S10, which translates to MATQKIRIRLKAYDSKLLDQSAGEIVETAKRTGAKVAGPIPLPTRINKFTVLRSPHVDKKSREQFEIRTHKRLLDILEPTQQTLDALMKLDLSAGVDVEIKS; encoded by the coding sequence CATCCGGCTGAAGGCGTACGACTCGAAGCTCCTGGACCAGAGTGCTGGGGAGATCGTCGAGACGGCCAAGCGCACGGGCGCCAAGGTGGCCGGTCCGATCCCCCTGCCGACGCGCATCAACAAGTTCACCGTGTTGCGTTCGCCGCACGTGGACAAGAAGAGCCGCGAGCAGTTTGAGATCCGCACGCACAAGCGCCTGCTCGATATCCTCGAGCCGACCCAGCAGACGCTGGACGCGCTGATGAAGCTGGATCTGTCTGCCGGCGTTGACGTCGAGATCAAGTCCTAG